Below is a genomic region from Rosa chinensis cultivar Old Blush chromosome 5, RchiOBHm-V2, whole genome shotgun sequence.
CTCTCTACTCAAATTGGTCCTAAGAAGCCTAAGAAGAAACGCCAAGTGAAAGATTTCTTGAATTCTACAAAATGGTTCGAAACCAGCTGAAGATAAACAAACTCGTTACGTATGACGGAAAGATGAGCAACCCCATTCCCGTCCATGAAGATGATGAGTAGATGAACTCTAGAGCAGATTTCACACATCCTCCACAAGAAAACCGATTGTCGAATGATCAGAGGACGATGATGAAACTCACCACATCAACCACCACAGACAATTTTATGACTTgccattttttaattttttcttttggcaaaTATGACTTGCCATTTTTACTAGTAATAACTATAAAATATATCATCCAGGTCATTTGGGATCATTCTGCACTATACTTAAATTCATATTTCTCACTTCAAGTTTTTCCAAGGGATAGATATGATATACAATATCCCTAAAAAGTACAAATGTCTCTAGTCGTCGAGATAATTTTGTCATGAAGCCGTAGAAACTATAGATGAAATTATGACATTTTAGACATGAAAAGCCTCGAGActcatcatcacttcacttGTCATTTTAATTCTCGCATCCTTCATCAGTTGAGTCTTCTTTTTAATCCTCCGCACACGGGGTGCAGGAGGCACATTATGAGCGATGCAGTCTTCCACAATCTTTGTTATCGTCTTTATTCCTTGCAGTGGACCTATAACAGCAATGGTATTTCCCTGATCATTTAGaaatcaaatttaaaaaattaatttcttctGAACTCTCACTTCACCTGGAAATTGGAAGGGGAAGACCAGCAAAAGGAAATGTGAAGGATCAAAATAACAAGAGAATGCTAACCTTAAGAAAAACGCCACAGCCAGTAAGTTCAAAAAGTCCCTGTGTCACAATATTATggtgaaaaatcagaaaaacatcTGGCATAAAGAATTAAGCAAGTAAGGTGTACCGAGGCTATTTGCCTTGAGAAGTTGAGATTCATCTTCTTAACCCATTTTAACATCTTCTTAACTATTTTGTACCTTCATGACACCAACGATAAGATTCCTCCGTGCAAGAAATTGCTCCTGCAGACAATGtagaaattataaaaatgcagaaaattaAACTTCATCTCTAGAACTACAAAAAGGATCAAGCCTAACTCATAAATCATAATGACGTAGGTAGCAGAATATCCGGCCAGACTCATATTCCTCATGTTATCTTCAAGATCACAAGTCCTGTGTCACTAAATCCGGACAAACTATAAATCTTACAAACATTACACAAAATGCTTTGTTCATTACAATGCTAAAACTACAAGATCCGCTTATCCCTCATGTCATCTTACATAAATTCCTGTTTCACTAAATCATTTCTAACAGCAAACAATAGCTTTATCTACTGCATTACAAGCTAAAACTAAAAGGCTGCTCATTGATCTCTCTGTTCTCTGCATTGATACTAAATCTTGTTTCACTAACCAACTCTAAACCCTTTCTAACATCAAACAAAAGTTCTACTCCGTGTTATGATGCTAAAACTCAAACTCTGATTGTCAACAAAATTCATCATATCATAAGTAATAATTCCTATTTCAGAAAACCCAAACCAACTCTAAACCTTGCATCAGAAAAAAAGTTTTAATGACCACATTGCAATGCTACAACTAGTCCCACCTAACAAGGGAGAGTGCTCAAAA
It encodes:
- the LOC112202551 gene encoding KRR1 small subunit processome component homolog isoform X2: MSEDYPNAIVLQLEEALMVQDEIEVVSYIKFYDRFLDTDMLQTSWPIVESCLSKHGVLCTLDLAIRTLDCSWQHEIIKIGNQEGGICNIFGISKEQFLARRNLIVGVMKGLFELTGCGVFLKGNTIAVIGPLQGIKTITKIVEDCIAHNVPPAPRVRRIKKKTQLMKDARIKMTSEVMMSLEAFHV